The following proteins come from a genomic window of Triticum aestivum cultivar Chinese Spring chromosome 6A, IWGSC CS RefSeq v2.1, whole genome shotgun sequence:
- the LOC123132155 gene encoding uncharacterized protein isoform X2 has translation MQATKQPGFKKILHRAGLVGLDGGNQTRHVWEVGADGDGPPGPYGPRCRRPPRNAKAGWDTAKKKKAGWDRVLEATRFRIKPLGSPQIGQITTPSPNYAPAAPAPIPRRRAHRTPPEAKMTTSRRLADRKTSKFQKNITKRGSVPETTVKKGNDYPVGPIVLGFFIFVVIGSSLSLQLCFR, from the exons ATGCAAGCAACCAAACAACCGGGGTTTAAAAAAATACTGCATCGAGCAGGCCTGGTTGGGCTTGATGGAGGCAACCAAACTCGCCACGTCTGGGAAGTGGGCGCGGACGGCGACGGTCCTCCCGGCCCGTACGGTCCACGCTGCCGACGCCCTCCACGCAACGCAAAGGCAGGCTGGGACACTGCTAAAAAGAAAAAGGCAGGCTGGGACAGAGTCTTAGAAGCCACTCGGTTTCGTATAAAGCCCCTCGGCTCGCCCCAAATTGGCCAAATCACAACACCGAGCCCAAACTATGCCCCGGCTGCACCAGCTCCCATTCCTCGCCGTCGAGCTCACCGGACACCGCCCGAAGCCAAGATG ACTACTTCCAGGCGCCTTGCTGACAGGAAGACATCGAAGTTCCAGAAGAACATCACCAAGAGGGGTTCGGTGCCTGAAACCACTGTGAAGAAGGGGAATGACTATCCTGTTGGACCTATAGTGCTTGGATTCTTCATCTTTGTGGTCATCGGATCAT CTCTGTCTCTGCAGCTCTGTTTCAGATAA
- the LOC123132155 gene encoding uncharacterized protein isoform X1 has translation MQATKQPGFKKILHRAGLVGLDGGNQTRHVWEVGADGDGPPGPYGPRCRRPPRNAKAGWDTAKKKKAGWDRVLEATRFRIKPLGSPQIGQITTPSPNYAPAAPAPIPRRRAHRTPPEAKMTTSRRLADRKTSKFQKNITKRGSVPETTVKKGNDYPVGPIVLGFFIFVVIGSSLFQIIRTASSGGMA, from the exons ATGCAAGCAACCAAACAACCGGGGTTTAAAAAAATACTGCATCGAGCAGGCCTGGTTGGGCTTGATGGAGGCAACCAAACTCGCCACGTCTGGGAAGTGGGCGCGGACGGCGACGGTCCTCCCGGCCCGTACGGTCCACGCTGCCGACGCCCTCCACGCAACGCAAAGGCAGGCTGGGACACTGCTAAAAAGAAAAAGGCAGGCTGGGACAGAGTCTTAGAAGCCACTCGGTTTCGTATAAAGCCCCTCGGCTCGCCCCAAATTGGCCAAATCACAACACCGAGCCCAAACTATGCCCCGGCTGCACCAGCTCCCATTCCTCGCCGTCGAGCTCACCGGACACCGCCCGAAGCCAAGATG ACTACTTCCAGGCGCCTTGCTGACAGGAAGACATCGAAGTTCCAGAAGAACATCACCAAGAGGGGTTCGGTGCCTGAAACCACTGTGAAGAAGGGGAATGACTATCCTGTTGGACCTATAGTGCTTGGATTCTTCATCTTTGTGGTCATCGGATCAT CTCTGTTTCAGATAATCAGGACAGCGAGCAGTGGTGGGATGGCCTGA
- the LOC123132153 gene encoding atherin isoform X3: MPSPPHMQQKRPDVPASPMFAPAALAESSSEELRAPPPPPPPQAQAAVVGRPPHPRRRARSPTAAWWTPSASRSTCPAASAHRVEFARRTASEQKGCSSRMAQSSSRCRCRPPPGRRSGTRRPGRPAQRPHHARQPEPRVGAVIGEEHGGAVSCGRGSWPGASMALLAYVVVGRDGQHGHHQHVQAPGRDLEQVPGDSHEDEPGEVHVAHVLAEVVAVDDHAGEGRRRGEEAAVDNEDVDVLRGDLGLGEQVVDGGEDDELDLGAGGLEAPALEQARHEPDAALVEARPHAGVLLDAANGTRQLGLVRRSPGAESTHGRRELAVDMMSRGTSGALNVFDEMRCQTWPGGETNQTRPWRRKQ, encoded by the exons ATGCCGTCCCCGCCGCACATGCAGCAGAAGCGCCCGGACGTCCCGGCGTCCCCGATGTTCGCGCCCGCCGCGCTGGCCGAGTCCTCGAGCGAGGAGctgcgcgccccgccgccgccccctccgccccAGGCGCAGGCGGCCGTGGTGGGTCGGCCTCCGCACCCCCGGCGCCGAGCAAGAAGCCCGACGGCGGCGTGGTGGACGCCTTCTGCGTCCAGGTCAACGTGCCCCGCCGCGTCCGCGCACCGCGTGGAGTTCGCGCGAAGGACGGCGTCGGAGCAAAAAGGCTGCAGTAGTCGCATGGCGCAGTCGTCATCACGTTGCCGTTGTCGTCCTCCTCCTGGTAGACGCAGCGGTACGCGCCGTCCTGGGCGCCCTGCTCAGCGTCCGCACCACGCGCGCCAGCCGGAACCGCGCGTTGGCGCCGTTATTGGAGAGGAGCACGGCGGCGCCGTCTCATGCGGAAGAGGCAGTTGGCCAGGGGCCAGCATGGCACTCCTTGCCTATGTAGTAGTTGGGCGTGATGGTCAACATGGACACCACCAGCACGTTCAAGCCCCTGGGCGCGACCTGGAGCAGGTTCCTGGCGACTCCCACGAAGACGAGCCCGGCGAGGTGCACGTTGCTCACGTCCTTGCGGAGGTTGTAGCGGTTGACGATCATGCCGGCGAAGGACGCCGTCGGGGCGAAGAGGCTGCAGTTGACAACGAGGATGTCGATGTCCTCCGGGGCGACCTTGGTCTTGGCGAGCAGGTTGTcgatggcggagaagacgatgAGCTCGACCTCGGCGCGGGAGGACTCGAGGCCCCAGCACTCGAGCAGGCGCGACATGAACCGGACGCTGCGCTCGTCGAAGCCCGGCCACACGCGGGCGTGCTCCTGGACGCGGCGAACGGGACGCGGCAGCTGGGGCTGGTGCGGAGGAGTCCAGGTGCCGAGAGCACCCATGGTCGCAGGGAGCTGGCGGTGGACATGATGAGTAGAGGAACCTCCGGCGCGCTcaacgtgttcgacgaaatgagaTGCCAAACCTG GCCCGGTGGAGAAACTAACCAAACACGCCCCTGGAGACGGAAGCAATAG
- the LOC123132153 gene encoding atherin isoform X1 yields MPSPPHMQQKRPDVPASPMFAPAALAESSSEELRAPPPPPPPQAQAAVVGRPPHPRRRARSPTAAWWTPSASRSTCPAASAHRVEFARRTASEQKGCSSRMAQSSSRCRCRPPPGRRSGTRRPGRPAQRPHHARQPEPRVGAVIGEEHGGAVSCGRGSWPGASMALLAYVVVGRDGQHGHHQHVQAPGRDLEQVPGDSHEDEPGEVHVAHVLAEVVAVDDHAGEGRRRGEEAAVDNEDVDVLRGDLGLGEQVVDGGEDDELDLGAGGLEAPALEQARHEPDAALVEARPHAGVLLDAANGTRQLGLVRRSPGAESTHGRRELAVDMMSRGTSGALNVFDEMRCQTWQPINRSSTFLTLFFLAQAMLSPACFCSPSQARWRN; encoded by the exons ATGCCGTCCCCGCCGCACATGCAGCAGAAGCGCCCGGACGTCCCGGCGTCCCCGATGTTCGCGCCCGCCGCGCTGGCCGAGTCCTCGAGCGAGGAGctgcgcgccccgccgccgccccctccgccccAGGCGCAGGCGGCCGTGGTGGGTCGGCCTCCGCACCCCCGGCGCCGAGCAAGAAGCCCGACGGCGGCGTGGTGGACGCCTTCTGCGTCCAGGTCAACGTGCCCCGCCGCGTCCGCGCACCGCGTGGAGTTCGCGCGAAGGACGGCGTCGGAGCAAAAAGGCTGCAGTAGTCGCATGGCGCAGTCGTCATCACGTTGCCGTTGTCGTCCTCCTCCTGGTAGACGCAGCGGTACGCGCCGTCCTGGGCGCCCTGCTCAGCGTCCGCACCACGCGCGCCAGCCGGAACCGCGCGTTGGCGCCGTTATTGGAGAGGAGCACGGCGGCGCCGTCTCATGCGGAAGAGGCAGTTGGCCAGGGGCCAGCATGGCACTCCTTGCCTATGTAGTAGTTGGGCGTGATGGTCAACATGGACACCACCAGCACGTTCAAGCCCCTGGGCGCGACCTGGAGCAGGTTCCTGGCGACTCCCACGAAGACGAGCCCGGCGAGGTGCACGTTGCTCACGTCCTTGCGGAGGTTGTAGCGGTTGACGATCATGCCGGCGAAGGACGCCGTCGGGGCGAAGAGGCTGCAGTTGACAACGAGGATGTCGATGTCCTCCGGGGCGACCTTGGTCTTGGCGAGCAGGTTGTcgatggcggagaagacgatgAGCTCGACCTCGGCGCGGGAGGACTCGAGGCCCCAGCACTCGAGCAGGCGCGACATGAACCGGACGCTGCGCTCGTCGAAGCCCGGCCACACGCGGGCGTGCTCCTGGACGCGGCGAACGGGACGCGGCAGCTGGGGCTGGTGCGGAGGAGTCCAGGTGCCGAGAGCACCCATGGTCGCAGGGAGCTGGCGGTGGACATGATGAGTAGAGGAACCTCCGGCGCGCTcaacgtgttcgacgaaatgagaTGCCAAACCTG GCAACCAATCAACAGGTCATCTACGTTTTTGACCCTATTTTTCCTCGCCCAGGCCATGCTCAGCCCGGCTTGTTTTTGCTCTCCTAGCCAGGCCCGGTGGAGAAACTAA
- the LOC123132153 gene encoding atherin isoform X2, which yields MPSPPHMQQKRPDVPASPMFAPAALAESSSEELRAPPPPPPPQAQAAVVGRPPHPRRRARSPTAAWWTPSASRSTCPAASAHRVEFARRTASEQKGCSSRMAQSSSRCRCRPPPGRRSGTRRPGRPAQRPHHARQPEPRVGAVIGEEHGGAVSCGRGSWPGASMALLAYVVVGRDGQHGHHQHVQAPGRDLEQVPGDSHEDEPGEVHVAHVLAEVVAVDDHAGEGRRRGEEAAVDNEDVDVLRGDLGLGEQVVDGGEDDELDLGAGGLEAPALEQARHEPDAALVEARPHAGVLLDAANGTRQLGLVRRSPGAESTHGRRELAVDMMSRGTSGALNVFDEMRCQTWPCSARLVFALLARPGGETNQTRPWRRKQ from the exons ATGCCGTCCCCGCCGCACATGCAGCAGAAGCGCCCGGACGTCCCGGCGTCCCCGATGTTCGCGCCCGCCGCGCTGGCCGAGTCCTCGAGCGAGGAGctgcgcgccccgccgccgccccctccgccccAGGCGCAGGCGGCCGTGGTGGGTCGGCCTCCGCACCCCCGGCGCCGAGCAAGAAGCCCGACGGCGGCGTGGTGGACGCCTTCTGCGTCCAGGTCAACGTGCCCCGCCGCGTCCGCGCACCGCGTGGAGTTCGCGCGAAGGACGGCGTCGGAGCAAAAAGGCTGCAGTAGTCGCATGGCGCAGTCGTCATCACGTTGCCGTTGTCGTCCTCCTCCTGGTAGACGCAGCGGTACGCGCCGTCCTGGGCGCCCTGCTCAGCGTCCGCACCACGCGCGCCAGCCGGAACCGCGCGTTGGCGCCGTTATTGGAGAGGAGCACGGCGGCGCCGTCTCATGCGGAAGAGGCAGTTGGCCAGGGGCCAGCATGGCACTCCTTGCCTATGTAGTAGTTGGGCGTGATGGTCAACATGGACACCACCAGCACGTTCAAGCCCCTGGGCGCGACCTGGAGCAGGTTCCTGGCGACTCCCACGAAGACGAGCCCGGCGAGGTGCACGTTGCTCACGTCCTTGCGGAGGTTGTAGCGGTTGACGATCATGCCGGCGAAGGACGCCGTCGGGGCGAAGAGGCTGCAGTTGACAACGAGGATGTCGATGTCCTCCGGGGCGACCTTGGTCTTGGCGAGCAGGTTGTcgatggcggagaagacgatgAGCTCGACCTCGGCGCGGGAGGACTCGAGGCCCCAGCACTCGAGCAGGCGCGACATGAACCGGACGCTGCGCTCGTCGAAGCCCGGCCACACGCGGGCGTGCTCCTGGACGCGGCGAACGGGACGCGGCAGCTGGGGCTGGTGCGGAGGAGTCCAGGTGCCGAGAGCACCCATGGTCGCAGGGAGCTGGCGGTGGACATGATGAGTAGAGGAACCTCCGGCGCGCTcaacgtgttcgacgaaatgagaTGCCAAACCTG GCCATGCTCAGCCCGGCTTGTTTTTGCTCTCCTAGCCAGGCCCGGTGGAGAAACTAACCAAACACGCCCCTGGAGACGGAAGCAATAG